The following proteins are co-located in the Colletotrichum lupini chromosome 4, complete sequence genome:
- a CDS encoding lipoyl synthase, which produces MPSPIAPLARVQAPLRRALASSARSRAFATVPPTFGTTSEAASQPPKARRPTYFKDKSLASLDDFIASKGDPAALSEAEAYEIRTVEVTGPTGKKKTITRLPEWLKTPIPAGNENYKSIKKDLRGLGLHTVCEEAKCPNISECWGGSSKSAATATIMLMGDTCTRGCRFCSVKTNRAPAPLDPHEPEHTAEALARWGLGYVVLTSVDRDDLADGGARHFAETISKIKAKKPSLLVEALTGDFMGDLDMVKIVAESGLDVYAHNVETVEALTPYVRDRRATFAQSIKVLARVKEVKPEMITKTSLMLGLGEQEEEIMDALRQLRKANVDVVTFGQYMRPTKRHLKVEKYVTPDEFEMWKQRALDMGFLYCASGPLVRSSYKAGEAFIENVLRKRAGEKAGMAASGRLGQTVALEEGFKTL; this is translated from the exons ATGCCATCGCCCATAGCACCTCTTGCCCGCGTGCAGGCTCCTCTGCGGCGGGCTCTCGCCTCGTCGGCTCGCTCCCGAGCCTTCGCCACCGTTCCTCCCACCTTCGGCACAACATCCGAAGCAGCATCGCAACCCCCGAAAGCCCGCAGACCGACCTACTTCAAGGACAAGAGCCTCGCGTCGCTGGACGACTTCATCGCGAGCAAGGGCGACCCCGCGGCCCTCTCCGAGGCCGAGGCCTACGAGATTCGCACCGTCGAGGTCACGGGCCCGACGGGCAAGAAGAAGACCATCACCCGCCTCCCGGAGTGGCTCAAGACCCCCATCCCCGCCGGCAACGAGAACTACAAGTCCATCAAGAAGGATCTGCGCGGTCTGGGGTTGCACACGGTATGCGAGGAGGCCAAGTGCCCCAACATCTCCGAGTGCTGGGGCGGCTCCTCCAAGAGCGCAGCGACGGCGACCATCATGCTCATGGGCGACACGTGCACGCGCGGATGCCGTTTCTGCAGTGTAAAGACCAACCGCGCGCCGGCGCCGTTGGACCCCCATGAGCCGGAGCACACGGCCGAGGCGCTGGCTAGGTGGGGTTTGGGATACGTTGTTCTGACGTCTGTTGACCGCGATGACCTGGCGGACGGCGGAGCGCGGCATTTTGCCGAGACAATCAGCAAGATCAAGGCCAAGAAGCCGAGTCTGCTGGTCGAGGCGCTGACCGGCGACTTTATGGGCGACTTGGACATGGTGAAGATTGTGGCGGAGAGCGGTTTGGATGTATATGCGCACAATGTTGAGACGGTGGAGGCGCTGACGCCGTATGTGCGTGATCGGAGGGCCACGTTTGCGCAGAGTATCAAGGTGCTTGCGCGGGTCAAGGAGGTGAAGCCGGAGATGATTACCAAGACGAGTCTGATGCTTGGCTTGGGAGAGCAGGAGGAGGAGATTATGGATGCTTTGAGGC AACTTCGCAAAGCCAACGTCGACGTCGTCACCTTCGGCCAGTACATGCGCCCGACGAAGCGCCACCTCAAGGTCGAGAAATACGTCACCCCCGACGAGTTCGAGATGTGGAAGCAGCGCGCGCTGGATATGGGATTCCTGTACTGTGCCAGTGGTCCCCTGGTGCGGAGCAGTTACAAGGCCGGCGAGGCGTTTATCGAGAACGTGCTGCGCAAGAGGGCGGGCGAGAAGGCTGGCATGGCCGCGAGCGGTAGGCTTGGCCAGACTGTTGCTCTGGAGGAGGGGTTCAAGACGCTTTAG
- a CDS encoding glucan 1,3-beta-glucosidase: MRVTAAFWLAAATLAKAAYWMEDIAHQGISPYHPDPNYKVFRNVKDFGAKGDGVTDDTAAINLAISSGERCAPGKCKGETTSPATVYFPPGTYLISGSIIDYFYTQIIGDPTDRPVIKAVADFPTNTTLGLLDGNPYGANGLSWGATNVFFRQVRNLVFDTTAIPASAAAFGIHWPSSQATAITNCEFRLAEGSSSKHVGIFIEEGSGGLLNDLDFYGGQYGVNFGNQQYTARNLRFWNAQVAINQLWDWGWTYKNIYVENCGIGIRMQDNSTSSITLLDSEFVNTQTAIRTSREPGVTVPVTAGTLVMENVAFSQVQTILLGPKNNTIIAGTSSATVSQGFAMGHIYTPTGPTDYTGSDAGYFPVYPALLGTSANGTTKYYERSKPHYEDVPSSLVISARSFGARGDGVTDDTVALNNLFNYVASNPAAGLLAFVDAGTYYVSDTVFIPPGARIVGEALASIIMGGGEKFQDIEKPHPVVKVAIPGQCGTIEWSDMIVSTRGSAPGAKVIEYNLNTVGEPSGMWDVHIRVGGFAGTQQQLKECPTTPNATVTADTIDKNCIAAWMSMHITKPASGLLQENCWIWTADHDLEDPDYKQVTIYNGRGLLIESTAGKIWLSASGVEHHTLYQYMLFKTRDVYMGQIQSETPYYQPNPPATIPFPRVKGYHDPDFETECKDADPNGPPCKMAWGLRVIGSQNVVAFGAGHYSFFNNYSTACCQIGAGARCQQRIVDVRDAPGNCTATDNFDIYNLQIVGTTAMVTRYGKDIAFYKDNIAGFTAGIALYQH, translated from the exons ATGCGCGTCACAGCCGCCTTCTGGCTCGCGGCCGCGACCCTCGCCAAAGCGGCCTACTGGATGGAAGACATTGCTCACCAGGGCATCTCCCCCTACCACCCGGACCCGAACTACAAGGTCTTCCGTAACGTAAAGGACTTTGGCGCAAAGGGCGATGGCGTGACGGACGATACTGCGGCGATCAATCTCGCCATCAGCTCCGGTGAGCGGTGCGCGCCGGGCAAGTGCAAGGGCGAGACGACGTCGCCTGCTACCGTCTACTTCCCTCCCGG AACTTATCTCATTTCGGGTTCTATCATCGACTACTTTTACACGCAAATCATTGGTGATCCGACCGATCGCCCAGTGATCAAGGCCGTGGCCGACTTCCCCACCAACACCACCCTCGGCCTCCTCGATGGCAACCCG TATGGCGCAAATGGCCTTAGCTGGGGAGCCACCAACGTCTTCTTCAGACAAGTGCGCAACCTCGTTTTTGACACCACAGCCATTCCTGCCTCTGCTGCTGCTTTTGGAATTCATTGGCCTTCGTCACAAGCTACTGCTATCACGAACTGCGAGTTCCGCCTTGCTGAGGGCTCGTCGAGCAAGCATGTCGGCATCTTCATCGAGGAGGGTTCAGGCGGCCTTCTCAACGATCTTGACTTCTACGGAGGTCAATACGGCGTCAATTTTGGCAACCAGCAATACACTGCTCGTAAT CTTCGTTTCTGGAACGCTCAGGTCGCCATCAACCAACTTTGGGACTGGGGCTGGACGTACAAGAACATCTACGTTGAGAACTGCGGCATCGGCATCCGTATGCAGGACAACAGCACTTCTTCAATCACTCTTTTGGACTCTGAGTTCGTCAACACCCAAACAGCGATTCGCACTAGCCGTGAGCCCGGCGTTACGGTGCCGGTCACGGCCGGCACTCTCGTAATGGAGAATGTCGCCTTCTCCCAGGTCCAGACTATCCTTCTCGGACCCAAGAACAACACCATCATCGCCGGAACCTCGAGCGCCACCGTCTCCCAGGGCTTCGCCATGGGTCACATCTACACACCAACCGGCCCAACCGACTACACCGGCTCTGACGCGGGCTACTTCCCCGTCTACCCAGCCCTTCTCGGAACCTCCGCCAACGGCACGACAAAGTACTACGAGCGCTCCAAGCCGCACTACGAAGATGTCCCCTCAAGCCTCGTTATCTCGGCCCGCTCCTTCGGTGCTCGCGGTGACGGTGTGACGGACGACACGGTGGCCCTCAACAACCTCTTCAACTACGTCGCCTCGAACCCTGCCGCTGGCCTCCTCGCCTTCGTCGACGCGGGAACTTACTACGTCTCTGACACCGTCTTCATCCCTCCCGGAGCTCGCATTGTGGGTGAGGCCCTAGCCTCCATTATCATGGGCGGCGGTGAGAAGTTCCAGGATATCGAGAAGCCTCACCCCGTTGTGAAGGTCGCTATCCCGGGCCAGTGCGGAACGATCGAGTGGTCAGACATGATTGTGTCCACGCGCGGATCTGCACCGGGTGCCAAGGTTATTGAGTACAACCTCAACACGGTCGGCGAGCCGTCTGGCATGTGGGATGTGCATATCCGCGTCGGAGGATTCGCTGGCACGCAGCAACAGCTTAAGGAGTGCCCTACCACTCCTAACGCTACTGTCACCGCGGATACCATTGACAAGAACTGCATTGCGGCGTGGATGAGTATGCACATCACTAAGCCGGCTTC TGGACTTCTCCAAGAGAACTGCTGGATCTGGACTGCCGATCACGACCTCGAGGACCCCGACTACAAGCAGGTTACCATCTACAACGGTCGTGGTTTGCTTATCGAGTCGACCGCTGGCAAGATCTGGCTGTCCGCCTCTGGAGTTGAGCACCATACCCTCTACCAATACATGCTCTTCAAGACCAGAGATGTGTACATGGGCCAGATTCAGTCCGAGACCCCTTAC TACCAACCCAACCCGCCAGCCACGATCCCCTTCCCTCGCGTCAAGGGCTACCACGACCCAGACTTCGAGACGGAATGCAAGGACGCCGACCCTAACGGCCCGCCCTGCAAGATGGCCTGGGGTCTCCGCGTCATCGGCAGCCAGAACGTCGTCGCGTTCGGGGCGGGACACTACTCCTTCTTCAACAACTACAGCACGGCGTGCTGCCAGATTGGCGCCGGAGCCAGGTGCCAGCAGCGTATTGTCGATGTGCGCGATGCGCCGGGCAACTGCACCGCGACTGATAACTTTGACATCTACAATCTGCAGATTGTGGGCACGACAGCCATGGTTACGCGGTATGGAAAGGACATTGCGTTCTACAAGGATAATATTGCTGGGTTCACGGCTGGTATTGCCTTGTATCAGCACTGA
- a CDS encoding thioredoxin — MTVYADWCGPCKQIAPHVERLAKEHSKPNKVAFCKINVDSQSTIARTHGVSAMPTFIIFHGGQAIETIKGANPPALTQAIQNALKLPDKGGRSAASFKTPGRTLGGDKPARASLQRPFAWHYRDILSNIITFIGLYLVSLFAIDPHKAAEMSQFNRVNPPPPTVKSTKSAGPGTRQPPRGPAFKTLADLGGDE; from the exons ATGACAGTCTACGCCGACTGGTGCGGCCCTTGCAAGCAGATCGCACCCCACGTCGAACGTCTCGCGAAAGAACACTCCAAGCCGAACAAGGTCGCCTTCTGCAAGATCAATGTCGACAGCCAGTCCACCATCGCCCGCACTCACGGCGTCAGCGCCATGCCCACCTTCATCATCTTCCACGGCGGCCAGGCGATCGAGACCATCAAGGGCGCGAACCCGCCCGCCCTCACACAGGCCATTCAAAACGCGCTGAAGCTCCCTGACAAGGGCGGCCGCTCCGCAGCCTCGTTCAAGACCCCCGGCCGGACGCTCGGCGGGGATAAGCCCGCGCGGGCTAGTCTCCAGCGGCCGTTTGCTTGGCACTACCGCGATATTCTGAGCAACATCATTACGTTTATTGGATTGTATCTGGTGTCTCTGTTTGCG ATTGATCCCCACAAGGCGGCCGAGATGTCGCAATTTAACCGCGTGAACCCGCCCCCACCGACGGTCAAATCCACAAAGAGCGCTGGCCCCGGCACGAGACAGCCGCCGAGGGGACCAGCTTTCAAGACCCTGGCTGATTTGGGCGGCGATGAATGA
- a CDS encoding uroporphyrin-III, with protein sequence MAATTSLLTSPNCKGNTHLIIGTNPLAAARCTQTINAGATPILIAPDTQDLHYGLQKRIDAGEVTWHRKAFADTDLFTLGRDEVDNVVDAVFVTSSSSPQAAQISALCRRHRIPINVVDAPQLCSFSLLSTHTDGPLQIGVTTNGRGCKLASRIRREVAAALPRDLGAACARLGDVRRRIQTEDRLAADEVDDSFDQTASFNKLVTAADLDAAKNRRMRWLSQVCEYWPLKRLAAINDEDVESVLKSYSGFGNPSEEARPPPVIAAGGAARPQQQGRIILAGSGPGHPDLLTRATHKAIQTADLILADKLVPAGVLDLIPRRTPVKIARKFPGNADQAQEELHELALAGAKEGKTVLRLKQGDPFIYGRGGEEVAYFREHGFGERVTVLPGITSSLSAPLFAGIPPTQRDVADQVLVCTGTGKKGKAPTPPEYIPSRTVVVLMALHRITGLVGELTTHLDSEVAAREGEEESTPKRALWPRDTPCAVIERASCPDQRVIRTTLGYVAEAIEAEGSRPPGLLVVGRACEALYEREKGRAWAVEDGFKGFDFEELSGLS encoded by the coding sequence ATGGCGGCAACAACATCTCTCCTCACATCACCTAACTGCAAGGGCAACACACATCTCATCATCGGCACAAACCCCCTCGCCGCAGCCCGCTGCACACAAACCATCAACGCTGGCGCAACCCCGATCCTCATCGCCCCAGACACACAAGACCTCCACTACGGCCTCCAGAAGCGCATCGACGCCGGTGAGGTGACATGGCACAGGAAAGCCTTTGCCGACACAGACCTCTTCACTCTAGGTCGCGACGAGGTTGATAATGTCGTTGATGCCGTCTTCGTCACATCTTCTTCCTCCCCGCAAGCAGCTCAGATCTCAGCGCTGTGTAGACGGCATCGTATTCCCATCAATGTAGTCGACGCGCCGCAGCTTTGCTCGTTCTCACTTCTGTCAACACACACCGACGGACCTCTACAGATTGGTGTTACCACAAACGGGCGCGGCTGCAAGCTCGCCTCCCGCATTCGGCGCGAAGTCGCCGCTGCGCTTCCACGGGATCTAGGTGCCGCCTGCGCGAGGCTAGGCGATGTACGCCGGCGAATCCAGACTGAAGACCGTCTCGCGGCAGACGAAGTCGACGATTCGTTCGACCAGACGGCATCATTCAACAAGCTCGTCACTGCGGCCGATCTCGATGCGGCGAAGAACCGGCGCATGAGGTGGCTGAGTCAGGTATGCGAGTACTGGCCCCTGAAGCGTCTTGCCGCCATCAACGATGAGGACGTTGAGTCTGTACTGAAGTCGTATTCTGGCTTCGGCAACCCATCAGAGGAGGCGAGACCACCACCGGTCATCGCAGCAGGTGGCGCAGCACGCCCGCAGCAACAAGGGAGAATCATCCTCGCAGGCAGTGGCCCAGGACACCCAGACCTCCTGACCCGTGCAACCCACAAGGCGATCCAGACAGCAGACCTCATCCTCGCAGACAAACTCGTCCCCGCGGGCGTGCTAGATCTCATTCCGCGCCGCACTCCCGTCAAGATTGCGCGCAAGTTCCCAGGCAACGCAGACCAAGCCCAAGAAGAACTCCACGAGCTCGCGCTGGCGGGCGCAAAGGAGGGCAAGACGGTGTTGAGGCTAAAGCAAGGCGATCCCTTCATCTACGGCCGCGGAGGAGAGGAGGTGGCGTATTTCAGAGAGCACGGGTTCGGGGAGCGGGTGACGGTGCTACCGGGCATCACATCGTCGTTGAGCGCGCCTTTGTTTGCGGGAATTCCGCCCACGCAGAGAGATGTCGCGGATCAGGTCCTCGTATGTACCGGCACAGGGAAGAAGGGCAAGGCGCCGACGCCGCCAGAGTATATCCCCAGCCGTACGGTTGTGGTTTTGATGGCTTTGCATCGGATTACGGGATTGGTTGGGGAGTTGACGACTCACCTCGACTCGGAAGTTGCTGCGCGCGaaggggaggaggagagcACACCGAAGAGGGCGCTGTGGCCGAGGGATACGCCGTGTGCTGTTATTGAACGGGCGAGTTGCCCTGATCAGAGGGTGATTCGGACGACGTTGGGGTATGTTGCCGAAGCCATTGAGGCTGAGGGGAGCAGGCCGCCTGGGCTTCTTGTTGTGGGTAGAGCATGTGAGGCGTTGTATGAGCGAGAGAAGGGAAGGGCGTGGGCTGTTGAGGATGGATTCAAGGGATTTGATTTTGAGGAGCTTTCTGGCTTGTCATGA